From the Prunus dulcis chromosome 4, ALMONDv2, whole genome shotgun sequence genome, one window contains:
- the LOC117626363 gene encoding myosin-9 — MALSAAFRERLEHMEHTRNQRLSLLQAEKEVQENKSQALVLRIASMRATEQRCLALDQKIASQSFKIWALRSEIDRLDEKNQTDSHQLRVLKSEVEELEDLEKEKNRFYELKGSEMKEFKQNVERFAFECQMQVQNLKKGINEIQSSFVKFQGSDRCTSDSEIAAAEMRKSELLAMKEELDGKLASNYQIRAQLQKQLQTILTKHKQDTSYKS; from the exons ATGGCGCTCTCTGCTGCGTTTCGGGAACGACTTGAGCACATGGAGCATACTCGTAACCAAcgcctctctctcctccag GCAGAGAAAGAAGTGCAGGAGAACAAGTCTCAGGCGTTGGTTTTGAGGATCGCAAGCATGAGGGCCACGGAGCAGAGGTGCTTGGCGCTCGACCAAAAGATCGCATCGCAAAGCTTCAAGATTTGGGCGCTGAGGTCCGAGATCGATCGCCTCGACGAGAAAAATCAAACCGATTCACATCAATTGAG GGTTTTGAAGAGTGAGGTGGAGGAGCTTGAGGActtggagaaggagaagaacaGGTTTTATGAACTGAAGGGCTCTGAAATGAAGGAGTTCAAGCAAAATGTGGAGAGGTTTGCTTTTGAATGCCAAATGCAAgttcaaaatttgaagaagGGCATCAATGAG ATTCAATCGAGCTTTGTCAAATTCCAAGGCAGTGACAGATGCACAAGTGATTCTGAGATAGCTGCGGCTGAAATGAGAAAGTCCGAGCTTTTAGCTATGAAAGAGGAGCTTGATGGAAAGTTGGCTTCTAATTACCAAATTAGAGCCCAATTGCAAAAGCAGCTTCAAACCATTCTAACCAAACACAAACAAGACACAAGTTACAAATCCTGA
- the LOC117624882 gene encoding glucan endo-1,3-beta-glucosidase 14: MASFFSRISTFRIFLLCSLCFSDFGFLQGVSSLGINYGQLGNNLLPPEKVLDLLSSLRITKARIYDTNPQVLTAFANSGVELMVTIENAMLGQLSNPQAAFQWVTSHIKPYVPATKITSIAVGNEVFTDDDTTVLLSNLVPAMVSIQGALAQLGLDQYIKLSTPCSLAVLQESYPPSAGSFKTEVSGVMSQLLQFLQTTKAPFWINAYPYFAYKGDPNRVSLDYVLFNPNQGMVDPFTKLQYDNMLYAQVDAAIYAMARLGFNGIEVKVSETGWPSNGDENEIGATLQNAAIYNRNLLRRQLQNEGTPLRPKLRLEVYVFALFNENMKPGPTSERNYGLFHPDGTMAYNVGLSSVSTNSATTPSTTTSSVSDFTSSATKAATMEYNQSWVYWMLVCVLSFQVYMRIPF; the protein is encoded by the exons atggCAAGTTTTTTTAGCAGAATTTCCACATTCAGGATTTTTCTTCTATGTTCACTCTGTTTCTCAG ATTTTGGTTTCCTGCAAGGAGTTTCATCACTTGGTATCAATTATGGCCAACTTGGCAACAATTTGCTGCCACCGGAGAAAGTCCTGGACCTCTTGAGCTCTCTAAGGATCACGAAAGCACGAATTTACGACACGAATCCTCAGGTGCTCACAGCATTTGCAAATTCTGGTGTTGAGCTAATGGTGACCATTGAGAATGCAATGCTAGGCCAATTAAGCAATCCCCAAGCAGCCTTCCAATGGGTTACCTCCCACATCAAGCCTTATGTTCCAGCCACAAAAATCACCAGCATTGCTGTGGGCAATGAGGTCTTCACAGATGATGACACAACAGTTCTGCTATCCAATCTGGTTCCAGCCATGGTCAGCATTCAAGGGGCTCTAGCTCAGCTAGGCCTTGACCAATACATCAAACTCTCAACCCCTTGTTCTTTGGCTGTGCTTCAAGAATCTTATCCGCCTTCGGCAGGTAGCTTCAAAACTGAGGTCTCTGGGGTCATGTCACAATTGTTACAGTTCCTTCAGACCACAAAGGCACCTTTCTGGATCAATGCCTATCCATATTTTGCATACAAAGGTGACCCAAATAGAGTCTCTTTGGACTATGTGCTTTTCAACCCCAATCAAGGAATGGTTGATCCTTTTACCAAACTACAGTATGACAACATGTTGTATGCTCAAGTTGATGCAGCCATTTATGCCATGGCTAGGCTGGGATTCAATGGCATTGAGGTTAAGGTCTCCGAGACTGGCTGGCCATCCAACGGGGACGAAAATGAAATCGGTGCAACTTTGCAGAATGCTGCAATTTACAATAGAAATCTGTTGAGGAGGCAGCTGCAAAATGAAGGCACGCCTTTGAGGCCTAAACTGAGGCTGGAAGTCTATGTGTTTGCTCTGTTCAATGAGAACATGAAGCCGGGGCCGACTTCCGAAAGGAACTATGGCCTGTTTCACCCTGATGGCACCATGGCTTATAATGTTGGGTTGTCTTCCGTGTCAACTAATTCAGCCACAACTCCATCCACAACAACCTCATCAGTCTCTGATTTTACTTCTTCTGCTACAAAG GCAGCAACCATGGAATATAATCAAAGCTGGGTGTACTGGATGCTTGTATGTGTGCTGAGCTTCCAAGTTTATATGAGAATACCATTTTAA
- the LOC117624304 gene encoding cullin-4 codes for MSLMSHPTKRSSAINNNNSSSTSSSLNPSSGPPMKKAKSQAVACSLDPSKNGLHHHHHHHPHTHPSQDPDNDVVFDPSTMALDEDLKSDDPSSRAVAANLSRKKAQPPQPTKKLVIKLLKAKPTLPTNFEEETWAKLKSAICAIFLKKPDSCDSEKLYQAVNDLCLHKMGGSLYQRIEKECERHIAAALQSLVGQSPDLVVFLSLVERCWQDLCDQMLMIRGIALYLDRTYVKQTPNVRSLWDMGLQLFRKHLSLSPEVEHKTVTGLLRLIEKERLGEAVARTLLNHLLKMFTALGIYSESFEKPFLECTSEFYAAEGMKYMQQADVPDYLKHVETRLHEEHERCLIYLDASTRKPLVATAEKQLLERHIPAILDKGFTLLMDGNRIEDLQRMYTLFSRVNALESLRQALSTYIRRTGQGMIMDEEKDREMVSSLLEFKASLDTIWEESFFKNEAFCNTIKDAFEHLINLRQNRPAELIAKFLDEKLRAGNKGTSEEELEGMLDKVLVLFRFIQGKDVFEAFYKKDLAKRLLLGKSASIDAEKSMISKLKTECGSQFTNKLEGMFKDIELSKEINESFKQSSQARTKLPSGIEMSVHVLTTGYWPTYPPMDVRLPHELNVYQDIFKEFYLSKYSGRRLMWQNSLGHCVLKAEFPKGKKELAVSLFQTVVLMLFNDAEKLSLQDIKDSTGIEDKELRRTLQSLACGKVRVLQKFPKGRDVEDDDTFTFNDGFTAPLYRIKVNAIQMKETVEENTSTTERVFQDRQYQVDAAIVRIMKTRKVLSHTLLITELFQQLKFPIKPADLKKRIESLIDREYLERDKNNPQIYNYLA; via the exons ATGAGTTTGATGTCTCACCCCACAAAACGCTCCTCAgccatcaacaacaacaacagcagcagcaccTCCTCCTCTCTCAACCCTTCTTCAGGCCCACCCATGAAAAAGGCCAAGTCTCAGGCCGTCGCCTGTTCCCTCGATCCCAGCAAGAATggcctccaccaccaccaccaccaccatcctCACACTCACCCTTCTCAGGACCCCGATAACGACGTCGTATTCGACCCCTCTACCATGGCCCTCGACGAAGATCTCAAGTCCGACGATCCCTCTTCCCGTGCCGTCGCCGCCAATTTGTCCCGCAAAAAGGCCCAGCCCCCTCAGCCAACCAAGAAGCTGGTCATCAAGCTCCTGAAAG CTAAACCCACGTTGCCCACAAATTTTGAAGAGGAAACATGGGCAAAGCTGAAGTCAGCCATTTgtgctatatttttaaagaaaccTGATTCTTGTGACTCGGAGAAGCTTTATCAG GCCGTTAATGATCTTTGCCTGCACAAGATGGGAGGAAGTCTTTATCAACGAATTGAAAAGGAGTGTGAAAGACACATAGCTGCGGCACTGCAATCTTTGGTTGGCCAAAGCCCAGACTTGGTGGTTTTTTTATCACTTGTTGAGAGATGCTGGCAAGATCTTTGTGACCAGATGTTGATGATTCGCGGTATAGCCTTGTATCTTGATCGAACATATGTGAAACAAACACCAAATGTGCGTTCATTGTGGGACATGGGACTGCAGCTTTTCCGTAAACATCTTTCTCTGTCTCCGGAAGTTGAGCACAAAACTGTCACGGGCCTCTTAAGACTGATCGAGAAAGAAAG ATTGGGTGAAGCGGTGGCTAGGACTCTACTTAACCATCTTTTGAAGATGTTTACAGCTTTAGGAATCTACTCAGAAAGCTTTGAGAAGCCATTTCTTGAGTGCACTTCGGAATTTTATGCCGCTGAAGGTATGAAATACATGCAGCAAGCAGATGTTCCAGATTACTTGAAGCATGTGGAG ACAAGGTTGCATGAAGAACATGAAAGATGTTTAATCTACCTGGATGCAAGTACAAGGAAGCCATTAGTTGCAACAGCCGAAAAGCAGCTTTTAGAACGCCATATACCTGCCATTCTCGACAAG GGATTTACATTGCTGATGGATGGGAATCGAATTGAGGATCTTCAAAGGATGTACACTCTTTTCTCTAGAGTCAATGCCCTTGAATCACTGAGGCAAGCGCTTAGTACATACATTCGGAGGACAGGTCAGGGCATGATCATggatgaagaaaaagatagagaaaTGGTTTCTTCCCTTTTGGAATTTAAGGCTTCTCTTGACACTATATGGGAAGAAAGCTTTTTCAAGAATGAAGCATTTTGCAACACCATAAAGGATGCATTTGAGCATCTTATTAATCTCCGTCAG AACCGACCTGCTGAGCTGATTGCAAAGTTTTTGGACGAGAAGCTTCGTGCTGGGAATAAGGGTACTTCTGAAGAGGAATTGGAGGGAATGCTGGATAAAGTCTTAGTTTTATTCAGGTTTATACAG GGCAAGGATGTATTTGAAGCATTTTATAAGAAGGATCTTGCGAAAAGACTACTTTTGGGAAAGAGTGCTTCTATCGACGCAGAGAAATCTATGATTTCCAAG CTGAAGACTGAGTGTGGCAGTCAGTTTACGAACAAACTCGAAGGAATGTTTAAG GATATTGAATTGTCAAAAGAGATAAATGAGTCCTTCAAACAATCATCCCAGGCCAGGACAAAGCTCCCGTCAGGGATTGAGATGAGTGTTCATGTCCTTACGACTGG GTACTGGCCAACATATCCTCCCATGGATGTTAGACTTCCTCATGAATTGAATGTCTACCAG GATATCTTCAAAGAGTTTTACTTAAGCAAGTACAGCGGTAGGCGTTTAATGTGGCAAAATTCATTAGGTCACTGTGTGTTGAAAGCAGAGTTTCCCAAGGGTAAAAAGGAGCTTGCAGTTTCTCTGTTTCAG ACTGTTGTGTTGATGCTGTTTAATGATGCTGAGAAGCTAAGCCTTCAAGACATTAAGGATTCAACTGGCATTGAGGACAAGGAACTGAGAAGAACTCTGCAGTCCCTTGCATGTGGAAAAGTTCGCGTCCTGCAAAAG TTTCCCAAAGGGAGAGATGTGGAGGATGACGATACATTTACGTTCAATGACGGATTTACTGCTCCTCTCTACCGCATAAAG GTGAATGCAATCCAAATGAAGGAAACAGTGGAGGAGAACACGAGCACCACTGAAAGAGTATTTCAAGACCGCCAATATCAG GTTGATGCTGCTATTGTTCGGATAATGAAAACTAGGAAGGTGCTGAGCCACACTCTTCTGATAACAGAACTGTTCCAACAG CTTAAATTTCCGATAAAGCCGGCAGATTTGAAGAAAAGGATTGAAAGCCTGATTGACAGGGAGTACCTAGAACGGGACAAGAACAACCCTCAAATTTACAACTACCTAgcgtaa
- the LOC117625926 gene encoding calcyclin-binding protein — MADEVALDLVELRHLKSIATRPHIINFISSAIRTLEKMPQGDATAVSTPALLHDKPVPFSWDQDNDNVKLSNEAATLPIPILATTCTPGRHYEMLGSFGWEQNNIDVKIYIYLKGVDQENIEAGFSPSSFHIKLHDVEGKNYKFAIPELHKEIVPGRCRVITKPEKVVITLVKASRDYWLDLKFKEERPMPMPNWDEEPDPLAGFMGIMKNMYEEGDPEMKRTVAKAWTEAKFGRNP; from the exons ATGGCAGACGAAGTGGCGCTAGATTTGGTGGAGCTCCGCCACCTTAAGAGCATTGCTACACGACCCCATATCATCAACTTCATTTCCTCTGCGATTCGCACTTTGGAAAAG ATGCCACAAGGGGATGCTACTGCAGTTTCCACCCCTGCTCTGCTACATGACAAGCCTGTGCCATTCAGCTGGGACCAAGATAATGATAACGTCAAG TTATCAAATGAGGCTGCTACTTTGCCTATTCCAATTTTAGCTACAACTTGCACCCCTGGTCGGCATTATGAGATGCTTGGGTCATTCGGCTGggaacaaaataatattgatgTCAAG atatatatatatctgaaGGGAGTTGATCAGGAGAACATAGAGGCTGGCTTCTCGCCTTCGTCCTTTCACATCAAACTCCATGATGTTGAAGGAAAGAATTACAAATTTGCTATACCTGAACTGCACAAGGAGATTGTCCCAGGGAGGTGTAGGGTGATAACCAAGCCTGAAAAGGTTGTCATCACTTTGGTTAAGGCTTCAAGGGATTACTGGTTGGATTTGAAGTTCAAGGAGGAAAGG CCGATGCCGATGCCAAATTGGGATGAAGAACCAGATCCTTTGGCAGGATTCATGGGCATAATGAAG AATATGTACGAAGAAGGGGATCCGGAGATGAAAAGAACAGTTGCCAAAGCATGGACTGAAGCGAAATTCGGGAGAAACCCCTGA